The Flavobacterium johnsoniae genomic sequence CTGACGTATCTTAAAATCACAAAGATGAAATTAGGATTACTGATAAATTTCAATGTACCAATTATCAAATTTGGAATAAAAAGGGTAGTTTCAAATCTTTAGTAAAATACTTAAAAACTTAAACAAAAAACAGAGTCGCAAAGCTTAAAAAAATAAACTTTGCGACTCTGCGACTTTGCGAGATTCTTTACCCGCAACTATTTTCTTTCCCCAATCTGCTGGCGCCACATTGCGTAATAAAGCCCTTTTTCAACAATCAAATCTTCATGTTTACCTTGCTCAATGATTTTACCTTGTTCTAAAACAAAAATTCTATCGGCGTGCATTACAGTTGATAAACGGTGCGCAATTAAAACTGTAATTCTGTTTTTATCAGATATATTTCTGATAGTTGCATTAATTTCTTCTTCAGTAATTGAATCCAAAGCAGAAGTTGCTTCATCAAAAATCAATAAATTCGGATTTCTCAAGATTGCTCTTGCAATAGATAAACGTTGTTTTTCTCCACCAGAAACTTTAATTCCTCCTTCACCAATTGTTGTGTTTAAACCATCTTCGGCACGTCTCAGGAGTTTATCGCAACTTGCACGTTTTAGAGCATCGTATAAATCTTCGTCGGTTGCGTTTGGTTTTACGAATAATAAGTTTTCTCGAATCGTTCCAGAAAATAATTGAGCGTCTTGCGTTACAAATCCTAATTGTTTTCTTAAATCTAATAAATCAATATCTGTAGAATCTATATCATTGTAGAAAACTTGTCCTTCTTGTGGAGAATATAATCCGACTAATAATTTTACTAAAGTGGTTTTTCCAGATCCAGACGGACCAACAAATGCAACGGTTTGTCCTTGTTTAATTTCGAAATTGATATTTTCGACTGCTTTAAATTTAGCCGTTTTATGTTGAAAACTAACATTTTCAAAAAATAATTTCTGAATTGCACCAACATGTTTTGGCGTTTTTGGACGAAATTCTTTTGGAGCGTTTAATAAGTTTTTAAAGTTTTCCATAGAAACTTTTGTTTCATTCAAAGCAATGATAAAGTTTCCTAATTCTTGTAAAGGTCCAAAAATGAAGAAAGTAAAAAATACCATTGTCAATAAATCTCCCACAATGATTTTTCCTCCAAAAAGGAAATAATACAAAGCAAAAACAACACAAGTTCTTAAAAAGTGAACTGTTGTTCCTTGAATAAAACTCAAACTTCTGATAAAACGAATTTTCTCCAATTCTAATTGAAGAATTTTAAACGTATTTAAGTTCAAACGTTTTTCTTCTTGATACGTTAAACCAAGACTTTTTACTAATTCGATGTTTCTTAAACTTTCAGTTGTAGAACCCGCAAGCGCATTGGTTTGATTGACAATTTTTCTAGAAACGATTTTAATCTTTTTACCTAAATACAAACTCACTAAAGCAATAATTGGTGCTGTAATTAAAAAGATAATCGAGATTCTCAAATCAATTCTGGCAACGTAAACGATTACGAATATAAAACCGATAATGGTTTGAAAAATTAACGAAATAGAAAGTGTGATTAATTTTTCAGAATCAATTCTAACTTTTGTCAGTTTGCTTAAAGTTTCACCGCTTCTCTGATCTTCAAATTCTGCAAAAGGAAGATCAAGTGATTTTTTTATTCCGTCAGTATACATTTGAGCGCCAGTTCTCTGAATGACAACGTTGGTAAAATAATCCTGAAAGTTTTTTGTAATTCTCGAAACCATTGCAGCAGCAAGAGAAAGTCCAAGCCAGAAAGACAATGATTTAATAAAACCCATTTCGTTTCCTTTATATTTTGCAAGACCAACTCCGCAATCCTGCATCAATTTTCCGGTAATTACTGAGTCTGATAAGCTGAAACAAATGTTGATTGAAGCCATAATCAAAGCAAAAAACAAAAGCATTTTATGTTTGATGATGTAAGTATATAATAATTTCATAGGTAATTTAAAAAAATGGAAGATGCAAAAGTAAGGAATTGTTTTAGTTTCTGAAGTTCATTTTTGTTATTAAAAATGTAATTTTTATAAGCGTGGAAAATAATGGTTTTGAATTGGATTAATTTCAATTCAAAATTTGTTAGTCATATTCAAAAAATTACATATTTGAGTATTAGAAACATCGAAAAAACAATTAGAAAAACCTCTATAGCTTTTTACTAATTTCCTAATTTAGAAGACCATTTCACAATTCCATTATAAATTAATTGAAGATCTCCATCGTCTTTTAAATGTAAGGTTGCGCCTGGATAACCGGTTGTATTAGAAGTCCAAATTATTTGTTCGGGAGCGTTAAAACCAGAAGCATGTCCTTTAATAACCAAATTTCCGTCAGATAGTAAAAAACATGAAGGGCGATAATAGTATTTTGGATTTCCTGCCTGCCAAGTTATTGTATCATTTTCAAGATTTTTAATGCTTAATATTCCAGAATCGAATTGTAAAACAAATAAACCATTTGAAGATTTGATGGCTTTTGTCCAAGGAATAAAATCTATTCTTTCTCCAGATTCTACAACAGACCGAATCGGAAAAGGATACCATTCATTAATCGATTTTATATCAATAATTGATAAATCAGTCATTTCGTTTACAGCAATTCCATTAGTTGTAAGCGCTGCAGGAACATAATAATGCATGATAGAAAGCGGATCATATTGACTGTAATTAGTTGATTCAGGACTTTTTATTACAAACTCATCAACTTCTTCTTTAGACCAGCCATTTAAATCATTATAATATTTGTAAACTTTTGGTAAGTCCCAACTTATGGTTGCCGCTGGACTTGAATTTTCATGAATAAGGCCTAACGCATGTCCGAATTCGTGTAAAATTGTTCTTCTTATCGAAGCTTCGTTTGCGGCTGTAAGAGGTCCTAATCGCATAGATTGTTCGTTGGTATTGCCATAAGCAGATTTCATTCCTAAAACAGACCACGCTCCATAATTTCCTACATTAAAACCTATTCTAATATCGGCATATTCATTTTGGGCAACATACTCAAATTTTAGATTTGCATATTTTGTCCATTCACCAGCAATTCTTTTTACTTTTCCTTGAGCATCAGCGTCTCCGTCTAAAAATTTAATTTTAATGGTTTGTCCAGGTTGCCATCTTGGCCAATTTATAATTGCTGCATTTGGTTTGGTAACAGGATCAGATTTAAATTCAATAAAATTAAAACTGCAAAATGATATTTCATCATCATTAGAAATTTGGCTTTCTTCATTATTACATGAAAGAATTAGAAAAAATGAAGAAAAAATACACCATTTAATAACTTTTTGCATATTTATTTTTTTAGAAATGCAAAGTTAAAATAAGGACAAATATTTTTTTTGATTGCATTCTAATTGTGTCTTATAATGTTGTAAATATGTCTTTTAGAGGAAAACGAAACTTAGAATAGTTTGATGTTTTTGCTTTGAAAAGCCTTTAAAAGTTTTTTTTATATTAAAATAAGGTAAGATTTTATTGCTTTTTTAGATAGGTTTGATTTATTTTGAAATAACAAATCAAATCTTAACTTCATTTAAAATTGAAAAAAATACTAGCCATTTTTACTGTATTGTCTTTAATTGCAAGTTCTTGTACTAGCGAAGAAAATAGTAATTCTGAAGACAAATCGATATTGCCAAAAACAATTTCTTATGTATATCCTAATATATATTTAGGTACAAATACGAAAAGCACATTGAGCTATGATGGAAATAGAATTGTTAGCAGTATTGACGAAAATTCAAAAACTATTTTTACCTATACCGGAGATGTTATAACCAAACAAGAAGTGTTTGATGTTGATCTGCAAGGCAAAGAAACGAAAACAGATGAAGCAATTTATACCTACGAAAACGGAAAATTAAAAACTAGAATTTTCAAAGAAGGTATTTCTTCTCAATATGCAGATGGAGAATATATCCAAAAGGCGGTTTATACTCATTCTTCTAACGGAACAATTTCATATATTAATTATCGAGTAGATAAGATTACGAAAGTAGAAACTAAAGATAGTGAAGGTGTTTTAACATATGAAAATGGTAATCTTGTGAAACATAAAATAGGAAACACAACTTATGTTTATGAATATGATGCAAAAAATAATCCGCTTAAAAATGTTTTGGGCTTCAATTTGCTTCTAAATGAAATTAGCGAAATCGGTAAAAATAATGCGGTAAAAACTACTTTCAGCTCATCTCAGAATTCTAATACGGCTACTTATTTGACAAGCTATATTTATAACGATAAAGATTATCCAACAAAACAGACTTCTTACAGCAGCGGAACATCAATAGAATACGAAATTGAATATACATATTGATTTGAGAATTCATAAAAACCAAATACTTTCTGTATTTGGTTTTTTTATTGGTTAAAATTGATGAAATTCGTGTTTAAATTATAAAACATGCAATTCAGAACTCAAATACCAATTTCAAAAAGTAATAATCCGATTGATTATAATTCGAAAATACTTTCTGTTGGTTCTTGTTTTGCAGAAAATATGGCGGAGAAATTCGATTATTTTAAATTTCAAAACGAAACCAATCCGTTTGGAATTATTTTTAATCCAGTTTCTATCGAAAAATTATTTAGCAGAGTTTGCAAACTAGAAATGTTTGAAGAAAAAGACGTTTTTTTTCATAGCGAGCGTTGGCATAGTTTTGAAGTTCATTCTGATTTAAGTAATTCAGATAGACAAGAATTGCTAGAAACATTAAATAAAGCAGTTTCAGAAACCTACAAACAATTAAAAGAAGCAACTCACATAATTATCACTTTGGGAACTTCTTGGATTTACAGAAATACAGAAAGCGAAGAAATTGTTGCGAATTGCCATAAAGTACCTCAAAAACAATTTTCAAAAGAATTATTATCGGTCGAAACGATTCAAAAAAGCATTCAAAATACAGTTGATTTAATTCAAAATTTAAATCCGAATGCCAATTTTATTTTCACGATTTCGCCAGTTCGTCATATAAAAGATGGTTTCGTAGAAAATCAATTAAGCAAATCTCATTTATTTACGGCGCTGCATCAAGTTTTAAAAATTAATAATTCACAATCTACAATTCACAATTATTTTCCGTCATACGAAATAATGATGGATGAACTTCGCGATTATCGTTTTTACGGAGGAGATATGCTGCACCCAAATCAAATTGCAATAGATTATATATGGAAACTTTTCAGTGAAAATTATATTTCTCAAGAAAGTTTTTCAATCATGCAGGAAGTTGATGAAATCCAGAAAAGTCTTCGTCATAGAAGTTTCAATCCAGAATCAGAACAGCATCAAAAATTCTTGACAAAACTCCAGCAGAAAATTAATCTTTTAGGAGATAAATTACCGAATATAAAATTCTGAGAAAAGTAATTATTTTTCTTTGCGCCTTTGTGTCTTTGCGAGAGCTAAAAAAGTTTGCTTAATAGAAACTTAAAAAAATCTCGCAAAGACGCAAAGGCGCAAAGTTTTTTAAATTAAACAGTAAGAATTTTGACTGTTTTACAGTTGAATTTTAGAATAATTCCTCATAATTATGTAAATTGTTAAGGTTTAAATTTTACATTTTTGTAAAATGACCAATTTATGCTTTTCCCAAGCATTTAAACTTAACGATTTTACTTAGGTATGAATAAGAAATCCATTCATTATTTAAAAAAAACACTTCGTATACTGCTTTGGTGTGTGGGTTCTTTGATTACACTTTTGTTACTTCTCATTATTTTAATTCAAGTTCCGTCGGTTCAAAATTTCGTTAAAGATAAAGCGATTACTTACCTTCAAGGCAAAATTAAAACCAAAGTTTCTTTAGACCATATTTCTATAAAATTTCCAAAAGATGTAGTTCTTGAAGGTTTCTATTTTGAAGATCAAAAAAAAGATACTTTGCTGGCTGGTAATCGTTTAGAAGTCGATGTTGATCTTTTTAAATTGGTTAGCAGCGAACTAGAAATCAATTCGGTTTCTCTTGAAAATGTAAAAGCGAATATTTCAAGAAATAAAGAAGGCGTTTTCAATTTCGACTACATTATAAAAGCGTTTGAATCTAAAGAGCCAAAAGTTGAAGATCCAAATGCTAAACCTTTCAAAATTTCGGTTGTGAAAGTAAATCTCGATCAAGTTAAATTCAATTTTAAAGATGATTTTTCTAAAAATGATATTCGTGTAAATCTGACACATTTTGATACTAAATTCAAAGAATTTGATTTGGATAAAATGAATTTTAATATTCCAAACATCAATTTGAATGGATTGAAAGTCGTTTTAGATCAAGATGTTGTGGAGAAAATTGCTGAAGTTTCGGTAAAAACTGTCGATACAATTTCGAAACGCCCAGATTTCAATTTAAATCTTGGAAAAGTTGCACTTTCTAAAATTGATATTTTATACGATAATAAAGATTCAAAACTTAATTCGGGCATTCGTTTAGGAAATTTGAATTTAGCGGTCAATAAAATTGATTTAAACAATCAGCTTTTAGATTTCGATACTTTCGAAGTAAAAAACCTAAGCGGAAATCTAAGATTAGGAGCAAAAGACAAACAGATTGATGCGCCAAATTTAGATACAACTTCTATAAAACAAGCGGGTTGGAAAGTAAAATTGAAAGATACAAATCTAGAAAATATAGCTTTCAAATTTGATGATATGCAATCGAAACCAAAAACAAAAGGTTTAGATTACGCGCATTTAGATTTGAGTAAATTCAATTTCAAAGCCGAAAAATTATATTATGGAAATGATACTATCTCTGGAAATATCAAAACATTAACCGTAAACGAAAAAAGCGGTTTACAAATTCAAGCTTTAAAAACAGATTTCTTTTACGGACCAAAAAATGCTTCGTTGGATAATTTGTATTTGAAAACGCCGCAAACGCTTGTACAAGATAAAGTTAAAGCAGAATATAAATCACTTGAATCACTTCAAAAAGATTTAGGAAATCTGGCGATTGATGCCAATTTAAAGCAATCCAAAATCGGTTTTAAAGACGTTCTATTGTTTGTTCCCGATCTTCAAAATACAAATCCGTTTAAGAGTAATCCAAATGCGATTCTTTACGTTGATAGCCGTGTAAGCGGAAAAGTAAAAGATTTGAATATTTCGAAATTTGAAATGAGCGGAATTGGCTCTACAAAAGTTTCGATTTCGGGGAAAATCGCTGGCTTGCCCGATGCACAAAAAGCCTATTACGATTTGAATATTAAAAAGATTTCGAGCACTGCAAAAGACATTAATATGTTTGTGCCGGCGGGAACAATTCCGAAGAATATTCAAATTCCGTCGCAATTAAGTTTGCAAGGAAAATTCAAAGGTTCTGTTCAGAATTTCAAAACGAATCTGGCTTTAAACAGCAGTTTCGGAAATGCAAAAGTTGATGCTTTATTTGATCAGCGCATTAAAAAAAGAGAAAAATACGATGCAACGGTTTATTTTCTTGATTTCGATTTAGGACGATTAATTAAAAATGATTCGATTGGAAAAATTACGCTTAAAGCGAAAGTAAAAGGAACCGGTTTAGACCCAAAAACGGCAAATGCAGCAATCGACGGTTTGGTGCAAAAAGCGGTTTTTAATCGATACACTTACAAAGATTTGGCTTTAAAAGGAAATATCGAAAATGGTTCTTTTGCAGTAAAATCTGGAATGAAAGATCCGAATCTAAATTTTGATTTAACGGCTTCGGGCGATACAAAAGATAAATATCCGACTGTAAAATTGAAACTAAACTTGGATATTGCCGATTTAGAAAAACTCAATCTGCATGCCGGTCCGATGAAACTTCGCGGAAATGTCGATGCGGATATTACAAATAGTAATCCTGATTATTTGAACGGAAAAGTTTTTCTTTCGAATGTTCAAATTTTGCAAGACAAAGAACCAATTGTTCTGGATTCGGTTCGTGTAATTGCTTTTTCAGATGATTCTCGAAATAATATTAAAGTTTCTTCTCAGTTTTTAAAAGCAGAAGTTGACGGAAAATACAAATTGACAACACTTGCTGCAGCGATGAAAAAATCGTTGTCAAAATATATCGATTTGAAAAATCCTAAAGCAAAAGGCGAATCTGATGAGCAAAGATTGGCTTTTACGCTTACCGTAGACAATGATCCGATTTTGTTTAAATTGGTTCCGAAACTAACAGGTTTAGAGCCAATTAAAATTACTGGAAAATACAATAATGTAACAGATTCTTTGGAAGTTAGAGGAACAATTCCGAGAATTACTTACGGCGATAACACGATTTCTGACGGAAAAATAAATATTGAAGCTAAAGAAAATGCCCTAGAATATTCTATTTCTATTGCAACAATTGAAAGCGGTTCTTTAAAAATTCCGTTTACGAGTTTAAAAGGGCAAGTTCAGAATAATATTTTAGATTACGCACTTGAAGTTCAGGATGCTAAACAAAAACAACAATATTTTATTGCGGGTGAATTTAAAGCGGAAGATTCTAAAAACATCTTAAAATTAGATGCCGAAAATTTTGTTTTAAATTATGATAAATGGAATGTTGATCCAGAAAATGCAATCGAATTTGGAGAAAAACGACTTTACGTCAACAAGTTTAATCTGAATAATAACGGAAATGAATTAAAAGTTCAATCGCAAGGAACTCAAGATAATGCGCCTTTGCAAGTCGATTTTGTAAACTTCAAAATTGAGACCATTATGAATATGGTTAAAAAAGACGAATTGTTAATGCAAGGTTTGATTAATGGAAATGCGTTGGTAGAAAATGTAATGACGAATCCGACTTTTACATCCGATTTAAAAATTGATGATTTTACTTTTAAGGGAGATAAAGTTGGCGATTTAGAGATAAAGGTTGACAATAAAACCGCGAACACACTTGCCGCAAATGTAAGTTTGAGCGATGAAGGAAACGACTTGAAATTAACTGGCGATTATAAATTGGACGCTGGAACTTTTGATTTTGATGTCGATATTAATAAGTTGAATATCAAAAGTATTCAAGGTTTTAGTATGGACAATATTACCGAAGGATCGGGATATTTATCTGGAAATTTTAATATTACAGGAAATACAGAAACGCCAAGAATTAACGGAGAATTGAATTTTAATGACGCTGCTTTCAGAGTAACTCAATTGAATTCTTATTTTAAAATTGGGAAAGAAAAAATCACGTTTAATAACGAAACCATTTCATTTGATAAATTCTCTCTTTTTGATGAAAATGATAACGAATTGTACGTAAACGGAAATATAAAATCGGCTGATTTTAGAAAATACAATTTCGATTTACTGGTTGAAGCTGATAATTTTAGAGCAATTAATTCGAAAGCAAAAGACAACGATTTATTCTACGGAGATTTATTTTTAGATACAAAACTAAATATAAAAGGCGATTTGGATAGTCCGGTTGTCGACGGATCAATCAAAATCAATAAAGAAACCAAATTTACGGTTGTAATGCCACAATCAGATCCTTCTATAGCAGATCGTGAAGGAATTGTAGAATTTGTAGATGAAGACAATGTGTATCTCAAACAAACTGTAGATATGCAGAATAAATTGAATCAGTCTGAAATAAAAGGAATGGATGTTAATGTCGCGATTTCGATTGATAAAGAAGCAGAATTAACTTTGCTGATTGATAAATCAAATGGCGATTATTTGAATTTGAAAGGAGAAGCAGAATTAGTTGGCGGAATCGATCAATCTGGAAAAACAACTTTGACTGGAAAATATGAGTTTTCGGATGGTTCATATCAGATGAATTTCAACGGAATAAAAAGAAAATTCGATATCCAAAAAGGAAGTTTTATTACCTGGAATGGCGAACCGACAATGGCGACTTTAAATATAACTGCAATTTACAAAGTCAATACAGCTCCAATTGATTTGTTAGGAAATCAATTGAAAGGAGAATCTCAGACGGTTCAAAATACATACAAACAAAAACTTCCTTTTCAGACTTTACTGAAAATGAATGGAGAATTATTGAAACCAGAAATTTCATTCGGAATTGTACTTCCTGAAGGAAATTATAATGTTTCTTCGGATGTTGTAGAACTTACTCAAGCCAAATTAAAACAGTTGGAACAAGATCCAGCAGAACTTAATAAGCAGGTTTTCGCACTTTTATTATTGAACAGATTTGTGGGCGAAAATCCGTTTTCTAGTGAAAGCGGCGGTACAAATGCAGAATCTTTTGCTAGACAAAGTGTGAGCAAGATTCTTTCTCAGCAATTAAATAATCTTGCAGGAGATTTAATTACAGGATTTGAAGTCAATTTCGATTTAGAATCGACAGAAGATTACACAACAGGAACGATGCAAAACAGAACAGATCTAAATGTTGAAGTTTCTAAAAAATTACTCGACGATCGATTGAAGGTTACCGTTGGAAGCAGTTTTGGTGTGGAAGGACAAGAACGTGCCAACGAAGAAAGCACCAACATTGCGGGCGATGTGGCGTTAGATTATCAATTAACAAAAGACGGACGTTATATGGTTCGTGCGTATCGTAAAAACCAATATCAAGTTGCGGTTGAAGGTCAGGTTATAGAAACTGGAGTTGCTTTTGTAATTACTATGAGTTACAATAAATTCAGAGAACTTTTCCATCGTACAGAAGAAGAAAAACAATTGATAAAAGAAGAAAAAATCCGCAAAGAGAAAGAAAAGCAAAAGAAGAAAGCGGATAAAGAAAAAG encodes the following:
- a CDS encoding matrixin family metalloprotease, with amino-acid sequence MQKVIKWCIFSSFFLILSCNNEESQISNDDEISFCSFNFIEFKSDPVTKPNAAIINWPRWQPGQTIKIKFLDGDADAQGKVKRIAGEWTKYANLKFEYVAQNEYADIRIGFNVGNYGAWSVLGMKSAYGNTNEQSMRLGPLTAANEASIRRTILHEFGHALGLIHENSSPAATISWDLPKVYKYYNDLNGWSKEEVDEFVIKSPESTNYSQYDPLSIMHYYVPAALTTNGIAVNEMTDLSIIDIKSINEWYPFPIRSVVESGERIDFIPWTKAIKSSNGLFVLQFDSGILSIKNLENDTITWQAGNPKYYYRPSCFLLSDGNLVIKGHASGFNAPEQIIWTSNTTGYPGATLHLKDDGDLQLIYNGIVKWSSKLGN
- a CDS encoding GSCFA domain-containing protein → MQFRTQIPISKSNNPIDYNSKILSVGSCFAENMAEKFDYFKFQNETNPFGIIFNPVSIEKLFSRVCKLEMFEEKDVFFHSERWHSFEVHSDLSNSDRQELLETLNKAVSETYKQLKEATHIIITLGTSWIYRNTESEEIVANCHKVPQKQFSKELLSVETIQKSIQNTVDLIQNLNPNANFIFTISPVRHIKDGFVENQLSKSHLFTALHQVLKINNSQSTIHNYFPSYEIMMDELRDYRFYGGDMLHPNQIAIDYIWKLFSENYISQESFSIMQEVDEIQKSLRHRSFNPESEQHQKFLTKLQQKINLLGDKLPNIKF
- a CDS encoding translocation/assembly module TamB domain-containing protein — translated: MNKKSIHYLKKTLRILLWCVGSLITLLLLLIILIQVPSVQNFVKDKAITYLQGKIKTKVSLDHISIKFPKDVVLEGFYFEDQKKDTLLAGNRLEVDVDLFKLVSSELEINSVSLENVKANISRNKEGVFNFDYIIKAFESKEPKVEDPNAKPFKISVVKVNLDQVKFNFKDDFSKNDIRVNLTHFDTKFKEFDLDKMNFNIPNINLNGLKVVLDQDVVEKIAEVSVKTVDTISKRPDFNLNLGKVALSKIDILYDNKDSKLNSGIRLGNLNLAVNKIDLNNQLLDFDTFEVKNLSGNLRLGAKDKQIDAPNLDTTSIKQAGWKVKLKDTNLENIAFKFDDMQSKPKTKGLDYAHLDLSKFNFKAEKLYYGNDTISGNIKTLTVNEKSGLQIQALKTDFFYGPKNASLDNLYLKTPQTLVQDKVKAEYKSLESLQKDLGNLAIDANLKQSKIGFKDVLLFVPDLQNTNPFKSNPNAILYVDSRVSGKVKDLNISKFEMSGIGSTKVSISGKIAGLPDAQKAYYDLNIKKISSTAKDINMFVPAGTIPKNIQIPSQLSLQGKFKGSVQNFKTNLALNSSFGNAKVDALFDQRIKKREKYDATVYFLDFDLGRLIKNDSIGKITLKAKVKGTGLDPKTANAAIDGLVQKAVFNRYTYKDLALKGNIENGSFAVKSGMKDPNLNFDLTASGDTKDKYPTVKLKLNLDIADLEKLNLHAGPMKLRGNVDADITNSNPDYLNGKVFLSNVQILQDKEPIVLDSVRVIAFSDDSRNNIKVSSQFLKAEVDGKYKLTTLAAAMKKSLSKYIDLKNPKAKGESDEQRLAFTLTVDNDPILFKLVPKLTGLEPIKITGKYNNVTDSLEVRGTIPRITYGDNTISDGKINIEAKENALEYSISIATIESGSLKIPFTSLKGQVQNNILDYALEVQDAKQKQQYFIAGEFKAEDSKNILKLDAENFVLNYDKWNVDPENAIEFGEKRLYVNKFNLNNNGNELKVQSQGTQDNAPLQVDFVNFKIETIMNMVKKDELLMQGLINGNALVENVMTNPTFTSDLKIDDFTFKGDKVGDLEIKVDNKTANTLAANVSLSDEGNDLKLTGDYKLDAGTFDFDVDINKLNIKSIQGFSMDNITEGSGYLSGNFNITGNTETPRINGELNFNDAAFRVTQLNSYFKIGKEKITFNNETISFDKFSLFDENDNELYVNGNIKSADFRKYNFDLLVEADNFRAINSKAKDNDLFYGDLFLDTKLNIKGDLDSPVVDGSIKINKETKFTVVMPQSDPSIADREGIVEFVDEDNVYLKQTVDMQNKLNQSEIKGMDVNVAISIDKEAELTLLIDKSNGDYLNLKGEAELVGGIDQSGKTTLTGKYEFSDGSYQMNFNGIKRKFDIQKGSFITWNGEPTMATLNITAIYKVNTAPIDLLGNQLKGESQTVQNTYKQKLPFQTLLKMNGELLKPEISFGIVLPEGNYNVSSDVVELTQAKLKQLEQDPAELNKQVFALLLLNRFVGENPFSSESGGTNAESFARQSVSKILSQQLNNLAGDLITGFEVNFDLESTEDYTTGTMQNRTDLNVEVSKKLLDDRLKVTVGSSFGVEGQERANEESTNIAGDVALDYQLTKDGRYMVRAYRKNQYQVAVEGQVIETGVAFVITMSYNKFRELFHRTEEEKQLIKEEKIRKEKEKQKKKADKEKEKLQENEDENQIKGNEQKT
- a CDS encoding ABC transporter ATP-binding protein, producing MKLLYTYIIKHKMLLFFALIMASINICFSLSDSVITGKLMQDCGVGLAKYKGNEMGFIKSLSFWLGLSLAAAMVSRITKNFQDYFTNVVIQRTGAQMYTDGIKKSLDLPFAEFEDQRSGETLSKLTKVRIDSEKLITLSISLIFQTIIGFIFVIVYVARIDLRISIIFLITAPIIALVSLYLGKKIKIVSRKIVNQTNALAGSTTESLRNIELVKSLGLTYQEEKRLNLNTFKILQLELEKIRFIRSLSFIQGTTVHFLRTCVVFALYYFLFGGKIIVGDLLTMVFFTFFIFGPLQELGNFIIALNETKVSMENFKNLLNAPKEFRPKTPKHVGAIQKLFFENVSFQHKTAKFKAVENINFEIKQGQTVAFVGPSGSGKTTLVKLLVGLYSPQEGQVFYNDIDSTDIDLLDLRKQLGFVTQDAQLFSGTIRENLLFVKPNATDEDLYDALKRASCDKLLRRAEDGLNTTIGEGGIKVSGGEKQRLSIARAILRNPNLLIFDEATSALDSITEEEINATIRNISDKNRITVLIAHRLSTVMHADRIFVLEQGKIIEQGKHEDLIVEKGLYYAMWRQQIGERK